GAGGGCAGCTTGTTGTATGGCCCAGAGTCGGTCCTGTTCTGCGAAGGACGGCTGGACCCAGAGGCGGCAAGATCGTGTGCTCTGCTACCCTCGGTGGGGCCAGCATCTCTTTTGATACCAGATTCAGTACCGGAGGGGAGATGTTTGTACTGGCCGGAATCCTGAGTTAGATTCCCCTGGCGTGAGGTCTCAGTCGTCGAGCCGCGAGCCTTGTGTGCGGCCacgccagcagcaccagcggcagcggcaccagcggcagcaatGCCGGATGCATTGCCGGAAGAGAGATGGTTATAGTTGTCAGGCTCTTGATTTATCTGACCCTCGGTTGAGTGGCGAGCGGTGTTCGAGTTATCGGTAGACTGGTCACTCTTCACGCCAGATGTGGTGCCGGAAGCAAGATGGTTGTAAGCACCAGGCTCCTGCGTGATAACACCAGTCCGAGATCCATGAGGCTCGGATTGACGGGCTGAGCCTAGAGCCACACCAGACGGAGTGCTAGACGAAAGATGGTTGTAGGCAGGCTCCTGAGTGGAGGATCCTGTGTGAGTATTGTTGGACTCGGATGGATGGTTTGAGCTAAGCGGCCGACTAGAAGAGGCAAAGACATTGTAGTCACCAGGCGCGTTGGCCACTGGTCTGCTGGTATTGATGGACTCATGTACAGCTGACCCACGAGGGCTGATGTTGGTCGAGTTTGACTGGACGCCAGAGGGCAGAGTGTTGTAAACCACGTTGGTGTCTGGGtgctggttggtggctgTGTTTGCCGTGGTAGAGTCCCTTGATTGCCTCATAGCAAGTGGGGCACCGCTGGCGGCCGCGCCAACCACGGCAGCGGGAACCCAGCTACGAGAGCCCTTCGGATCATcgcgaggaggggagggcggctCTCTAGGATGCTCAAAAGGAGTGGAGGGGTCATCATGCTTGTGGGTAGCAAGTCCGACAGGAACAGCTGTGCCGGGAACTGGGTGGGCAGGATCGTGCTTGTGAGCAAGTTCAACAGCATCGAGGCCGACGGCAGATCCAACCCCTGAGCTTCTGGGCTGCCTAACTTGAGCTGTGTTGCTGGCGGGGGCTTGCGAAGCGAGCGGCTGGTTGGGGTGAGAAGAGAATGAAGGCTTCTCCTGCCGGGTGTTTTGGTCCTCAGTGACCTTGccgtccttgtccttcttgtgATGCAGCAGCCCAAACGCACCGGcaccagcagcggcaccAGCAGCGGCCTTGGTACTGTTGTGATTCGAGTTATCAGTGTCAGTAGGGCTATCGGAAGATGCCCTGCGGTCCTTGGGCTCGCTCCTACTTCCCTTTCTAAGGCGGTTGCGAGTCTTTGTGGTACCCGTCGTGCTTCCAACCAGAACAGGCTCTGGCTTGCGCTCAGCCTGCTGCGCGGGAGGCTCGTGGGTCGAGGTATCTTCCTGAagcctctcctcgtccttaTGCCGGGTGAAGATGCCAAGAACCTtgtgcttcttctcgccTTGGACGGAtcggctccggctcctgTGCTTGTCGACAGACGAGTTGCGTCTATCATCCCGCGGCTTACGCGAAAGGAGCCCGCCGGCAGCACGAGTGCCCTGATCCTCACTACTGCTCCTCAAGTGCCTAGCCTGAGTCTCGGTGTGGGAATTCTGAGCATCCTTGTCGTTCCTATTCTTGTCCGCCATGCCGTAAGCcgcggcaccggcaccgagGGCAGCGGTGCCTGCAAGAGCAGCGTTGCGGCTGTTCGATGTCGACGTAGCTTCATCGTCGCGCGCGTTCTTGGGAGACGACGAAAGCGGGAATGCTCGTTGGGTGGGGGACTGTCGGCTCACGCTGATCTCACGGTCGGTCGGGCCTGAGCCAGGCGCTGCAACAAAAGCATTGTCCCGCGAGACGCTGTGGGGGAGCGAAGAAGGTGGGACATTGGACCTGTCAGTTTCAGAGAAtgtctgcttctgctgcccTTCAGGAATCTCCGAAAGGGGGGCAGGAAGCACAGTACCGCCGGGGCCGCCAGCCGTGGCATTCCTGTCGCCGGTTGTGGCAGCCTGGCTGTGGCGCCTGCTCTCTGCATCCTGGCTGCCGTGGCCGGATACTGAGTTATATACTCCAGTACCCCTGGGGAAGTCAGCGGTGCCGACGATGTGGGATGTTTCGGAAGCTGCTGACctttgagggagatgatggtgctGGTCATGGTCGTCCTGCGCGCTGCCATGACCTGTCACCGTGTTATAGATACCTCCGCTGGAAGCCTTTGGGAGGTCGCCCCAGTATGGTGGGTCGGAGCGTTGCTCGTGGCTTCGACGCGGGGTTATGTCGGTGCTGTCAATCGTGTTGTGGTCACGGATGGCTGCTTCAGCCCCAGCGccaacggcagcagcaccaagtGGCTTCTCATTGGCATTATTCCTTCGGATCGGGAACTCTTCATCACTGTTCTCTTTGGCCAACTGTCTTGGTTGTAACAATCCATCATCTGCTGGCTGGGAGGTCTGGTAGGGTCCAACATCGTCTCGGACGTAGGTGCCCCCACCAACTGCTTCTGATGGTCCAACCCAGCGGTCATTGTTGCCCTTGGCTGGTTGGATGGTCTCGGACTCGGTAAAGTTGACACCGGAATCGGTATGAGCGTGGCCGCGGGAATCGGTCGCCTTGgggagcttgttgagctcacggtggtggtgacctTGGTCTTGCTCTTCCGGGTACTGCCGGGGCTGCTGCACAGGTTCGTCGGCTGGAGTGGGTGGGatcgaggaggggaaggccCCGGGAATGTGCTGCGCCGCCATGTTCGTCAAGGGtcgagaggaggttgtcaaTCAAATTTGCACGAGGTGGTCAACGTCGTCACAAGATGCAGTCCGTGAGCAAAGTCTGAGGGAAGAGTAAGGCATGTACCACAAGGTACAGATGTGGGAGAGAGACGAGTAGTAATTATGCAGTCTATTTGATGTGCGTAGGAGTCAATCTGGGCCGGGTTGGGCCGGGCAGAGCTACGTCAACGGGGTCTCTTGATGTGGAATTTCCTCGATTCCCTTCAGGCTTCATTGAGGGACCGTCGATCTTGACATCATCGGCTTGTGGAATCGTGGGGATTGACCAATGGCGTGTTGTAGAAAAAGCGGGCTCCCGCCCTGCCGGTCACGCCTTGACGCCTGGCTTGGCACGCTGCTCCAACTGTGGAAGCGGGTGCGTCACTGGCGCTGTGAAACAAAAGATATTACCCTGATTATCAAACCTTGGAAATGCTCTCGTGCGTCAGAGCTGAGAAGAGCCATCATCGATTGGACGCCCGCTGCCGGCGTAACCGCGTGAGTGGTCTGTTTGGATGTATCGAGATGGTTGATTTTAACTCCGTGAGATGGGCTTGGCACCTGGATATCAGgggaaccctaaccctttcaCTTTACATGTAGGCGTTGACATCGACAACAATCAACAAACGTAACTGATTAAGATTCACATACTTTAGCATCAACAGTAAGCCATTCTGACAATCCCTCGTCGTCCGAACTATCATAATTGCTCAGTGCGAACAAGAAACTCCCGTGACCACCCGCCTCCGACATAATGCTCGCCAGCAACCGATCACGGCTCTCTGTCATTACCGCTGACTCAATGCCGTCTCCACCTACACCACTTGAACCTCCGACACAAAAGCTAGAACTACACTCAGAAATTGACATTGTTTCCCTGTAAATTCTTTCTCTGGTTCTCGAGGATCCAGGTTTCAGCCCGGCAACCTGGCGTGTGCTCTCTGTCCGCTTGCTGTCCTCCCGGCCCAGGACAATACGGATCTCCTTGACATTTTCCGGAGTATCAACATCCATAGGTGTATCCAGCTCCTTCGGCTCCGAGTCTCTGCTCTTCCCCGTCACCCCAGTCGTGCTCGACAAcctcgatctcctcctccctctcctccctcgtaGCTTCGATCGGCAAAATGCCACTTCCGTACTCGTACACGTCGTATACCCTCTGGTTTGGCTCTCTCCGCATTCCTCTCCCTGtttctcctcgtcttcttgcTCGTGCCGGCGATGGTAGATACGCTTCGGGTCCATGTAGTCAGGCGAGAACATAACTCTTCTGTAGGACGATGGCGAGTTAGACTGGTCATTGTTACTAGTGGGAACGGAAGAAAAAgggtcttcctcttctggtACTGGGCGAGGTGGTCTTTCCCTAGAgtttgttggcggcggctgTGCCACCTGCCTCGTGGGCTGAGCTTGGGGTGTAGGTTGCGGAGGTGGTGCTACACCTGCTCCGATACCTACTCCGACTCCAACGGCGGTGCTGGAACCGGCGCTCACTGTCGGTGCACCGCCCGCTTCAAGGGAGGCTTGATACTCTTGAGGGGACTGGAGGCGCCGGATGAAGCCGTACTTTGCAATCTTTAGGCATGATCAGTATCCTCAGCTGAGGTACCATCACAATGTCCAACATGGTGTCtagaagagagagaggagacgTACCTGATCCTCAGCTTCACTCTGCAAATCTCTTGTCTCGTACTTGGGCCAGACGATCTTGCTTGTGCAGCAAGAGACGCAAAACTCGGTCCTGTCAGGGCAGAGCGGTTTCCCAGAGTCGTTCCGTGCTCTAATCTCAGGCGGCTGTGATGTCGATCGGAACATTCCCATGAAGCCCCAACCTATCTCTCTCAAGCGGACTTCAACATCGAAATCAAAGTGAAGGTATCTTCTGAGTTCCCTAAGTCCATCCTCATTTCTCCAGC
The sequence above is a segment of the Podospora pseudoanserina strain CBS 124.78 chromosome 5, whole genome shotgun sequence genome. Coding sequences within it:
- a CDS encoding hypothetical protein (EggNog:ENOG503PGV0), encoding MAAQHIPGAFPSSIPPTPADEPVQQPRQYPEEQDQGHHHRELNKLPKATDSRGHAHTDSGVNFTESETIQPAKGNNDRWVGPSEAVGGGTYVRDDVGPYQTSQPADDGLLQPRQLAKENSDEEFPIRRNNANEKPLGAAAVGAGAEAAIRDHNTIDSTDITPRRSHEQRSDPPYWGDLPKASSGGIYNTVTGHGSAQDDHDQHHHLPQRGTGVYNSVSGHGSQDAESRRHSQAATTGDRNATAGGPGGTVLPAPLSEIPEGQQKQTFSETDRSNVPPSSLPHSVSRDNAFVAAPGSGPTDREISVSRQSPTQRAFPLSSSPKNARDDEATSTSNSRNAALAGTAALGAGAAAYGMADKNRNDKDAQNSHTETQARHLRSSSEDQGTRAAGGLLSRKPRDDRRNSSVDKHRSRSRSVQGEKKHKVLGIFTRHKDEERLQEDTSTHEPPAQQAERKPEPVLVGSTTGTTKTRNRLRKGSRSEPKDRRASSDSPTDTDNSNHNSTKAAAGAAAGAGAFGLLHHKKDKDGKVTEDQNTRQEKPSFSSHPNQPLASQAPASNTAQVRQPRSSGVGSAVGLDAVELAHKHDPAHPVPGTAVPVGLATHKHDDPSTPFEHPREPPSPPRDDPKGSRSWVPAAVVGAAASGAPLAMRQSRDSTTANTATNQHPDTNVVYNTLPSGVQSNSTNISPRGSAVHESINTSRPVANAPGDYNVFASSSRPLSSNHPSESNNTHTGSSTQEPAYNHLSSSTPSGVALGSARQSEPHGSRTGVITQEPGAYNHLASGTTSGVKSDQSTDNSNTARHSTEGQINQEPDNYNHLSSGNASGIAAAGAAAAGAAGVAAHKARGSTTETSRQGNLTQDSGQYKHLPSGTESGIKRDAGPTEGSRAHDLAASGSSRPSQNRTDSGPYNKLPSGTPSGVKIKPKDNSRRATEPTVQTHDQQSSGRNVSSPTGPTGVPFTQHHRSQPSNIDTRDSHLKDLPLPASSSSPTNAHPSSHHTVISPPVHAAPETGKATNPPPAAGESATLRYTSFPSTAKGMSPEVMPDTYRESVTKPHEQQGMSPEVMPEAYRESVSRPADHSMEMNPEVMPNAYRSSVPRDSNNNNNNNNNSDLKTRGMQPVQSEQYMTGQNKFVSPALAAATGAWAASSGTGNGNVGGVGTGNVNVPQGKVMHKCEHCGRDNDISGYVKEAVNRVTGVDRF
- a CDS encoding hypothetical protein (EggNog:ENOG503PZWX) — encoded protein: MSENYESYRYRRNERSRRRRRSCKRSPERQYACPDPEQPPASGPPPASRPAQPPQQPPILLSHIHPVTLEENIQGGKGVYASVSVLEPVMRIERSGTYNCGDPSARPVYRIIVSFKLQFNINRSTGELQRHNRIFDSVNVRYLYRSGERHDVLPKGDDVVSDIAMRNESGVSTDLTAGVTATGVGHPLPAFTAHAQHASKVTYERKLRSWRKSLTYETYPQPRSDCRDSYRPTITSLLGLPFACPVPEPSESSFRVSSSHVSGCFCRRHRECRHRSSRTWPYNRAAHWSGQTEAQLHLWTPEIYENMTCPVTVNREVDAALIDSILKVNKKGWRNEDGLRELRRYLHFDFDVEVRLREIGWGFMGMFRSTSQPPEIRARNDSGKPLCPDRTEFCVSCCTSKIVWPKYETRDLQSEAEDQIAKYGFIRRLQSPQEYQASLEAGGAPTVSAGSSTAVGVGVGIGAGVAPPPQPTPQAQPTRQVAQPPPTNSRERPPRPVPEEEDPFSSVPTSNNDQSNSPSSYRRVMFSPDYMDPKRIYHRRHEQEDEEKQGEECGESQTRGYTTCTSTEVAFCRSKLRGRRGRRRSRLSSTTGVTGKSRDSEPKELDTPMDVDTPENVKEIRIVLGREDSKRTESTRQVAGLKPGSSRTRERIYRETMSISECSSSFCVGGSSGVGGDGIESAVMTESRDRLLASIMSEAGGHGSFLFALSNYDSSDDEGLSEWLTVDAKVCES